In Daucus carota subsp. sativus chromosome 4, DH1 v3.0, whole genome shotgun sequence, one DNA window encodes the following:
- the LOC135152443 gene encoding protein MAIN-LIKE 1-like has translation MEKSKDSACGPIDRSLLFMQEDHISTSIWEGDDRLRFDVRQYTTCMDKWVLDDEQRHLLDSWGFGVFAHPQVVRQNDIALIRALVERWRPETNTFHFPFGEMTITLEDVYMLMGLPISGRALTFTDLATPQQYWLTQWEDLRLEKGPVRKKKSDKKKKKKKSKGKEKSEREKMWSEKASAVSLYSLRETYKKKPKSKRPEYLEQDTRVYTRAYVFWIIGAILFPTSSRSTVHPRYIQLLQKTDEIIDYAWGAGVLAYLYIL, from the coding sequence ATGGAGAAATCTAAGGATTCAGCTTGCGGCCCTATAGATCGATCACTGTTGTTCATGCAGGAGGATCATATTAGCACCTCCATCTGGGAGGGCGATGATAGGCTCAGGTTTGATGTCAGACAGTATACCACATGTATGGATAAGTGGGTTTTGGATGATGAGCAGAGGCATCTTCTTGATTCTTGGGGTTTTGGGGTATTTGCTCACCCTCAGGTTGTTCGACAGAACGACATTGCCCTGATAAGAGCCCTTGTTGAGAGATGGAGGCCGGAGACAAACACCTTTCACTTCCCATTCGGTGAGATGACCATCACACTAGAGGATGTCTACATGCTTATGGGTCTGCCGATCAGCGGTCGTGCTCTTACTTTCACAGATCTTGCTACTCCACAGCAGTATTGGCTTACTCAGTGGGAGGATTTGAGGTTGGAGAAGGGGCCTGTCCGAAAGAAGAAGTctgacaagaagaagaagaagaagaagtctaAAGGGAAGGAGAAGTCTGAACGGGAGAAGATGTGGTCAGAAAAAGCGAGTGCGGTTAGTTTGTATTCATTGCGGGAAACATATAAGAAGAAGCCAAAGTCAAAGCGTCCTGAATATTTAGAGCAGGATACCAGGGTGTATACCCGAGCCTATGTGTTCTGGATCATAGGGGCTATTCTTTTTCCTACATCATCCAGATCTACTGTCCATCCCCGATACATACAGTTGCTGCAGAAGACGGATGAAATCATTGATTATGCCTGGGGTGCTGGTGTGTTGGCATATCTGTACATTCTCTAA